Proteins found in one archaeon genomic segment:
- a CDS encoding DNA-binding protein produces the protein MAAPVQQPSAPTPRSAPSNHLFVGKKPVMSYAMSALIQLTQAGEVVVKARGMAISRAVDVAEIVTKRLGGGQFRVKNIGISTEVVGEGPETRNISSIEIVVGK, from the coding sequence ATGGCGGCACCCGTCCAACAGCCAAGCGCACCAACACCAAGGTCCGCGCCATCAAACCACCTCTTCGTCGGGAAGAAGCCGGTGATGAGCTACGCCATGAGCGCGCTCATCCAGCTCACCCAGGCGGGAGAAGTGGTCGTGAAGGCGAGAGGAATGGCAATCAGCAGGGCCGTCGACGTGGCGGAAATCGTCACGAAGAGGCTCGGCGGGGGCCAGTTCAGGGTGAAGAACATCGGCATCAGCACCGAAGTCGTCGGCGAAGGGCCGGAGACTCGGAACATCTCCTCAATCGAGATCGTAGTCGGCAAGTAA
- a CDS encoding ATP-dependent DNA ligase: MDYSAVAECYEKLEATSSRNDLTSVLASLFKSTPTGDLRVLVYLTQGKLRPDYDGVELGLAEKQALKALSKASGLPPQRVYQRYVKLGDIGAAAQELMGEKKQGTLFAQKLSLARVHETLMKIASRSGQGSQETKLSLLASLLHDSSPLESRYIMRTVTGSLRLGVADYTVLDAASKAFLGDKAERPRVERAYNVHPDLGFVVETLAKLGLGGLRRVGVEVGVPIRPMLAERLESAAAILAKLRGKEVAAEYKLDGERLQIHKAAGKVTLFSRRLEVISGQYPDVEELVKEGVTPPTAILEAEVVAIDPDTGEYLPFQELMHRRRKHGVQQAMEDYPVALNFFDVLKLGPRDLTLKPYSERRKLLKSALRETQRIRLVPAINTSEPEKIEAFMEEAIQNGCEGLVVKDPSSTYRAGAREFAWIKLKREYRSELTDTIDLPVIGAFHGRGRRAGTYGTYLLGAYDPGRGVYSSVAKLGTGFSDEDLQTIPKILKPFESHVRPANVESGVVPDIWFRPKIVLETIASELTLSPVHIAGMGRIRPGAGLSLRFPKFTGKVRDDKRPEDSTSVDEIVSMYRGQLKRVG; this comes from the coding sequence ATGGACTACTCGGCAGTCGCTGAGTGCTACGAAAAGCTGGAGGCGACCTCTTCGAGGAACGACCTGACCTCCGTGCTCGCGTCGCTCTTCAAGTCGACCCCAACGGGGGACCTTAGAGTCCTGGTCTACCTGACCCAGGGCAAGCTCAGGCCCGACTACGATGGAGTGGAGCTGGGCCTGGCCGAAAAGCAGGCTCTGAAGGCGCTCTCAAAGGCGAGCGGCCTTCCGCCACAGCGGGTCTACCAGAGGTATGTGAAACTGGGCGACATCGGGGCAGCCGCCCAGGAGCTGATGGGGGAGAAGAAGCAGGGGACACTCTTTGCCCAGAAGCTCAGCCTGGCCAGGGTCCACGAGACTCTGATGAAGATTGCGTCCAGGTCCGGCCAAGGCTCTCAGGAAACGAAGCTCTCCCTTCTCGCCAGCCTCCTCCACGACTCCTCCCCGTTGGAATCCAGGTACATCATGAGGACTGTCACCGGCTCCCTCAGGCTCGGGGTAGCGGACTACACGGTCCTGGACGCAGCCTCGAAGGCCTTCTTGGGTGACAAGGCCGAGAGGCCGAGGGTAGAGAGAGCCTACAACGTTCATCCCGACCTCGGCTTCGTAGTGGAGACACTTGCAAAACTGGGTCTCGGGGGCCTCCGCAGGGTCGGGGTGGAGGTTGGGGTCCCCATCAGGCCGATGCTCGCGGAGAGGCTTGAGTCCGCGGCCGCCATCCTTGCCAAACTCCGGGGCAAAGAGGTCGCCGCAGAGTACAAACTGGACGGGGAGAGGCTCCAGATTCACAAAGCGGCGGGCAAAGTGACCCTCTTCTCCAGGAGGCTCGAAGTGATCTCCGGCCAGTATCCGGACGTCGAAGAGCTGGTCAAGGAGGGCGTGACGCCTCCAACCGCGATACTGGAGGCAGAGGTCGTCGCGATCGACCCTGACACGGGAGAGTACCTGCCCTTCCAGGAGTTGATGCACAGGAGGAGGAAGCACGGTGTGCAGCAGGCGATGGAGGACTACCCGGTCGCCCTGAACTTCTTCGACGTCCTCAAACTCGGTCCCCGCGACCTCACCTTGAAACCTTACTCAGAACGAAGGAAGCTTCTGAAGTCCGCTCTGAGAGAGACCCAGCGTATCCGCCTTGTACCCGCCATCAACACCTCCGAACCGGAGAAGATAGAGGCTTTCATGGAAGAGGCTATCCAGAACGGCTGCGAAGGCCTGGTGGTCAAGGACCCCTCATCCACCTATCGTGCGGGGGCACGTGAGTTCGCCTGGATAAAGCTCAAGCGCGAGTATCGCAGCGAACTGACGGACACCATCGACCTCCCGGTAATCGGGGCCTTCCACGGCAGAGGGCGCAGGGCAGGGACCTACGGGACCTACCTTCTAGGCGCGTACGACCCGGGCAGAGGAGTTTATTCGAGCGTTGCGAAGCTGGGGACCGGATTCTCCGACGAAGACCTGCAGACGATCCCAAAGATCCTGAAGCCCTTCGAAAGCCACGTCCGCCCCGCCAACGTGGAGTCAGGGGTCGTCCCGGACATCTGGTTCAGGCCTAAGATAGTGCTAGAGACGATCGCCTCTGAGCTGACTCTCTCGCCCGTTCACATCGCCGGCATGGGGAGGATAAGGCCTGGTGCTGGGCTCTCGCTAAGATTCCCAAAGTTCACCGGCAAGGTCAGGGACGACAAGCGCCCAGAGGACTCGACCAGCGTCGACGAGATCGTGTCGATGTATCGTGGTCAACTGAAGCGTGTTGGGTGA
- a CDS encoding nodulation protein NfeD, whose amino-acid sequence MKKSVLILAIVLVSPLILQSLPALAQDCSSKSGHYVASYNGDIDPGAADFLSSSVAGAEAACTAEFDLILTTNGGDGQSMETMIGAIEGYQQWGGTFVTVVAPQGAFAFSAGSYIAEASTKVYMVPGTTIGSATPIVSGIPTGEENSTLRKDINAFASYMETLTATHGRNETAAGLMVTEGASYKCQTANNCEARRLHVIDGVVNSTSVRDALSSLGVSPTTPIETPGVRSVLISVLSNPNVSSLLFLIGVFSILADIYHPTIVLSVVGAVMIAVALFGLRVFGASPLAILLMVIGGAFIFLEVKTQHGISAAMGVVIFVVGFLLVFQLPPASASNPSLPGVTFSGITNLTYALIGGLGVLIVVASLYLRSIRQGLSKWPRVNEPSQAIGKKGVMRTGLKAGGKGVALVGSEEWSVTASEDLRLGDSIKVKEVKGLELVVEKDPS is encoded by the coding sequence TTGAAGAAGTCTGTCCTCATCCTCGCGATAGTCCTAGTCTCCCCTCTGATCCTCCAGTCCCTGCCGGCCCTGGCCCAGGACTGCTCGTCCAAGAGCGGGCATTACGTGGCGTCTTACAACGGCGACATCGACCCCGGGGCAGCTGACTTCCTGTCATCAAGCGTTGCGGGGGCGGAGGCGGCCTGCACCGCGGAGTTCGACCTGATCCTCACGACGAACGGGGGCGACGGGCAGAGCATGGAGACGATGATAGGGGCCATCGAGGGCTACCAGCAGTGGGGAGGCACCTTCGTGACCGTCGTAGCCCCCCAGGGCGCCTTCGCCTTCTCGGCCGGTTCCTACATAGCGGAGGCATCGACCAAGGTGTACATGGTCCCAGGGACCACGATCGGGAGCGCGACCCCGATAGTCTCCGGCATCCCGACGGGAGAGGAGAACTCGACCCTCAGGAAGGACATCAACGCCTTCGCCAGCTATATGGAGACCCTGACGGCAACGCACGGAAGGAACGAAACGGCTGCGGGCCTGATGGTAACTGAAGGGGCCTCTTACAAGTGTCAGACTGCGAACAACTGCGAGGCCAGGAGGCTCCACGTCATCGACGGAGTGGTCAACTCCACGTCTGTCCGCGATGCCCTCTCAAGCCTTGGCGTCTCGCCTACTACTCCTATCGAGACTCCGGGGGTGAGGTCAGTCCTCATCTCAGTCCTCAGCAATCCCAACGTCTCGAGCCTGCTCTTCCTCATAGGGGTCTTCTCTATCCTTGCTGATATCTACCACCCGACGATAGTCCTCTCGGTGGTCGGAGCGGTAATGATTGCCGTGGCCCTCTTCGGCCTCAGGGTCTTTGGTGCGTCGCCGCTTGCCATCCTCCTGATGGTCATCGGCGGCGCCTTCATCTTCCTGGAGGTAAAGACGCAGCACGGCATAAGCGCGGCCATGGGGGTCGTGATCTTCGTGGTCGGTTTCCTTCTCGTCTTCCAGTTACCTCCTGCTTCTGCGTCAAACCCGAGCCTCCCAGGAGTGACCTTCTCGGGCATCACGAACCTGACCTACGCCCTCATAGGGGGGCTGGGGGTCTTGATAGTTGTCGCCAGCCTCTATCTCCGTTCAATCAGGCAGGGCCTCTCAAAGTGGCCGAGGGTCAACGAGCCTTCTCAGGCCATCGGCAAGAAGGGAGTGATGAGGACGGGCTTGAAGGCCGGAGGCAAGGGGGTCGCCCTGGTGGGCTCCGAGGAGTGGAGCGTCACGGCCAGCGAAGACTTGAGGCTCGGAGACTCGATAAAGGTTAAAGAAGTAAAGGGCCTCGAGCTTGTAGTAGAGAAAGATCCTTCTTGA
- the endA gene encoding tRNA-intron lyase translates to MGRLFENRIVVWDIEASRRLFKDGYYGKPLGIPKPKDFEFDAPLVLDLMEGYYLVTKKVLEVEDQEGRDLTAKRLHEVCQTSYSDFGEKFLVYRKLREAGYVVTPGIKFGSDFAVYEHGPGIDHAPYIIQVMGQSSTMTATSMVRSGRLATTVRKQFIIAIPDEGKKAVDYLRYDWWRA, encoded by the coding sequence GTGGGCAGGCTCTTCGAGAACAGGATTGTGGTCTGGGACATCGAGGCGTCCAGACGACTCTTCAAAGACGGCTACTACGGCAAGCCCCTGGGCATACCGAAGCCCAAAGACTTCGAGTTCGACGCCCCCCTCGTCCTCGACCTGATGGAGGGGTACTACCTTGTCACCAAGAAGGTGCTGGAGGTGGAGGACCAGGAGGGAAGGGACTTGACGGCGAAGCGGCTTCACGAAGTCTGCCAGACATCCTACTCTGACTTCGGGGAGAAGTTCCTCGTCTACCGGAAGCTTCGGGAGGCGGGCTATGTCGTCACGCCCGGGATCAAGTTCGGCTCCGACTTTGCGGTCTACGAACACGGCCCTGGGATCGACCACGCGCCCTACATCATCCAGGTGATGGGGCAGTCGTCAACGATGACCGCAACCTCCATGGTCCGCTCCGGTCGCCTGGCCACCACTGTCAGGAAGCAGTTCATCATCGCGATCCCCGACGAGGGGAAGAAGGCCGTCGACTACCTGAGGTACGACTGGTGGAGGGCGTGA
- a CDS encoding tRNA (adenine-N1)-methyltransferase, with amino-acid sequence MAEAKLEDETLINENSLVLVFRDRRRRWLIRPKDTPKLHTHLGILDVASLVGKPFGLRVATTLGDELTILRPTIEDLIMKAARKTQVVYPKDLGLIVVKLGVRSGSHIVETGTGSGATTALMAHLVSPGGKVHTYDINPEFQEVAKRNLSRLGLSQYVDFKIADSRSGFDVTSMDAGVLDVGDPWEVVASMRRALKPSAPMVAITPTTNQAEKLVAKMKEEGFVAIETIEVLTRFLEARVGMTRPSNIMVGHTAYLTFGRTTILPDSSQEF; translated from the coding sequence TTGGCCGAAGCGAAGCTGGAAGATGAGACCCTCATCAATGAGAACTCTCTGGTTCTCGTATTCAGGGACAGGCGGCGCCGGTGGCTCATCCGCCCCAAAGACACCCCCAAGCTCCACACCCACCTGGGGATACTTGACGTCGCGTCGCTGGTGGGGAAGCCCTTCGGGCTCAGGGTAGCCACCACTCTAGGTGACGAGCTGACCATCCTCAGGCCCACGATCGAGGATTTGATCATGAAGGCAGCCAGGAAGACCCAAGTCGTGTACCCTAAGGACCTGGGACTGATCGTTGTCAAGCTGGGAGTCAGGTCGGGCTCACACATAGTCGAGACCGGTACGGGGAGCGGTGCGACCACTGCGCTGATGGCTCACCTCGTAAGCCCGGGCGGCAAGGTGCACACCTACGACATCAACCCGGAGTTCCAAGAAGTTGCGAAGAGGAACCTTTCGCGCCTCGGGCTCTCCCAGTACGTCGACTTCAAGATCGCAGACTCGAGGTCCGGATTCGACGTAACTTCGATGGACGCGGGGGTCCTCGACGTGGGCGACCCGTGGGAGGTCGTGGCAAGCATGAGGCGGGCTCTCAAGCCCTCAGCTCCGATGGTGGCGATCACCCCGACCACGAATCAGGCCGAGAAACTGGTGGCCAAGATGAAGGAGGAAGGCTTCGTCGCGATCGAGACGATTGAGGTCCTCACCAGGTTCCTGGAGGCGCGCGTCGGCATGACCAGGCCTTCCAACATAATGGTCGGCCACACGGCATATCTCACCTTCGGACGGACGACAATCCTCCCTGATTCATCACAAGAGTTTTAA
- a CDS encoding SPFH domain-containing protein, with amino-acid sequence MEALQSVADISFYVVTALVVILILGVIASTVKVIREYERLVVFRLGRLKGAAGPGVVLILPLVNRVNKIDLRERYLEVPHQTCITKDNAPTDIDFLIYYKVTEATQSVVQVQNFEGASIGIATTTLRAVVGDIPLDELLAKREQINQVLRTKLDEVTERWGIKVTNVEIREIRPPQDVQEAMVRQMSAERTRRATVTEADGKREASILVAEGEKKSNILRAEGDKQASVLRAEGYAGALNQIFSAAKGIDSKTMVLQYLDTLKALGASPSTKYIFPLEFTSLIAPLRDYAKQDK; translated from the coding sequence GTGGAAGCCCTCCAGTCGGTCGCTGACATCTCCTTCTACGTAGTGACCGCCCTGGTGGTCATACTGATTCTGGGAGTCATAGCTTCGACCGTCAAGGTCATCCGAGAGTACGAGCGGCTGGTCGTCTTCAGGCTAGGCCGCCTGAAGGGTGCCGCCGGTCCGGGCGTCGTGCTCATACTCCCCTTGGTGAACCGGGTCAACAAGATCGACCTCAGGGAGCGGTACCTGGAGGTCCCCCACCAGACTTGCATCACCAAGGACAATGCGCCTACAGACATCGACTTCCTCATCTACTACAAGGTGACCGAAGCGACCCAGAGCGTGGTCCAGGTCCAAAACTTCGAGGGGGCCTCGATCGGCATCGCGACGACCACGCTCAGAGCCGTCGTGGGAGACATCCCGCTGGACGAGCTGCTCGCCAAGAGGGAGCAGATCAACCAGGTCCTCCGCACCAAGCTCGACGAGGTGACCGAGAGATGGGGGATCAAAGTGACCAACGTGGAAATCAGAGAGATCCGTCCGCCGCAGGACGTCCAGGAAGCGATGGTCCGCCAGATGTCGGCCGAGAGGACAAGGAGGGCCACGGTCACCGAAGCGGACGGCAAGCGCGAAGCCTCGATACTAGTCGCGGAAGGGGAGAAGAAGTCCAACATCTTGAGGGCCGAGGGTGACAAACAGGCCTCCGTCCTCAGAGCAGAAGGATACGCGGGCGCACTGAACCAGATCTTCTCCGCGGCTAAGGGAATCGACTCGAAGACTATGGTCCTCCAGTACCTGGACACTCTGAAGGCCTTGGGCGCCAGCCCTTCGACCAAGTACATCTTCCCCCTCGAGTTCACCAGCCTGATCGCGCCTCTCAGGGACTACGCAAAGCAGGACAAGTAG
- a CDS encoding DUF47 family protein — protein sequence MSGQEGETQARRRTLVVLQDEMRRVLDATRVLLDEYTALTKGDKQQVGSSLEKVKQAEEDVVMLRSALIRELSQVGTLLVNREDVLRAAFSVEDIFGHINGVAFKMSQMSRASAKNKKYKEAIMELLGLLVDGISKLNESVRALSINPDQAFQMAAQVQQIESSIDNNYRVAIAMTMKTASSVKELIIVKEVLESIENCADAMLDASDASTILALGS from the coding sequence ATGTCAGGTCAAGAGGGGGAGACCCAGGCCAGGAGGCGCACCTTGGTTGTTCTCCAAGATGAAATGCGCCGAGTGCTCGACGCCACCAGGGTCCTCCTCGATGAGTATACTGCCCTCACGAAGGGAGACAAGCAGCAGGTGGGGTCTTCTCTTGAGAAGGTGAAGCAAGCTGAGGAGGACGTGGTGATGCTGCGGAGCGCGCTGATTCGCGAGCTCTCTCAGGTCGGAACTTTGCTGGTGAACCGCGAGGACGTGCTGAGGGCAGCCTTCTCGGTCGAGGACATCTTCGGCCACATCAACGGGGTCGCCTTCAAGATGTCCCAGATGTCCAGGGCGTCCGCCAAGAACAAGAAGTACAAGGAGGCCATAATGGAGCTGCTCGGCCTCCTGGTCGACGGGATCTCCAAGCTGAACGAGAGCGTCAGAGCTCTTTCGATCAACCCAGACCAGGCCTTCCAGATGGCGGCCCAGGTCCAGCAGATAGAGAGCTCGATTGACAACAACTACCGGGTGGCAATAGCGATGACCATGAAGACGGCGTCGAGCGTGAAAGAGCTGATAATCGTCAAGGAAGTCCTCGAGTCGATAGAGAACTGCGCGGACGCGATGCTCGACGCGTCGGACGCGAGCACAATCCTCGCACTAGGGTCGTAG
- a CDS encoding GIY-YIG nuclease family protein — MRKHYLYILTCSDGSLYTGYTTDPRRRLSEHRRGVGSKYTRGRLPVELSYLERAGSRSAALKREFALKRLSRREKLALVKSFAKQKGDSPR, encoded by the coding sequence GTGCGGAAGCACTATCTGTACATCCTGACGTGCTCGGACGGCTCCCTGTACACTGGCTATACGACCGACCCTCGGAGGCGCCTCAGCGAGCACAGGCGAGGAGTAGGCTCAAAGTACACGAGGGGCCGACTCCCGGTCGAGCTCAGCTATCTGGAGCGTGCGGGTTCGAGATCCGCGGCGCTCAAGAGAGAGTTCGCACTGAAGCGCCTGAGCAGGCGTGAAAAGCTCGCTCTCGTGAAGTCCTTTGCGAAGCAAAAGGGGGATAGCCCACGCTAG
- the apgM gene encoding 2,3-bisphosphoglycerate-independent phosphoglycerate mutase: MKAGYVLLDGCADRPDARLNYTTPLDAAYTPNLDRISARASLGRVITVRRGIAPESDIAVFNMLGYSFPEGYPGRGVIEAIGSGLDIGKGDLALRANLASASGRRILDRRAGRNLTQAEAEALQDEINSIKLPGAQLEFRATVSYRGVLVIKDRGPLSASISNTDPAYSKVGGFGAAKKVSPGESIARCIPENSSRQAARAAELINEFTRRALEVLGASQVNKGRVSEGKLPVNCVLLRDAGDHPPKVPSFQEKYGIRGTALVEMPAEVGIAKVLGMKTVAIKDRKDMKEKATLFSKEMKEDTLVYVHIKGPDEFGHDGDAVGKKKNIELIDADFLSKVSRSPLDAKLGVSCDHATPCSIMMHSSDPVPVLMTRAGKGDSMRFTERNAMKGSLGLLAGRDVLGRLLGR, from the coding sequence GGACAGGCCGGACGCGCGCCTGAACTACACGACCCCCCTGGACGCAGCGTACACCCCCAACCTGGACAGGATCTCGGCCCGAGCGTCCCTGGGCCGGGTGATCACGGTCAGGAGGGGCATAGCGCCGGAGTCGGACATCGCGGTCTTCAACATGCTCGGCTACTCGTTCCCTGAAGGCTATCCGGGAAGGGGTGTGATAGAAGCGATCGGCTCAGGACTGGACATCGGGAAGGGGGACCTGGCCCTTCGCGCCAACCTCGCCTCCGCGAGCGGAAGGCGCATCCTGGACAGGAGGGCTGGAAGGAACCTGACGCAGGCGGAGGCCGAGGCCCTGCAAGACGAGATCAACTCGATCAAGCTTCCTGGCGCTCAGCTTGAATTCCGCGCCACGGTCTCATACCGGGGGGTCCTTGTGATCAAAGACCGGGGTCCGCTCTCCGCTTCGATCTCCAACACCGACCCGGCCTACTCGAAGGTCGGAGGCTTCGGAGCCGCGAAAAAGGTCTCCCCGGGGGAGTCCATCGCAAGATGCATCCCCGAGAACTCTTCCCGACAGGCTGCTCGGGCTGCGGAGCTGATCAACGAGTTTACCCGGAGGGCACTCGAAGTACTCGGAGCGAGCCAAGTCAACAAGGGGCGAGTGTCAGAGGGCAAGCTTCCGGTCAACTGCGTGCTCCTGAGAGACGCCGGAGACCACCCGCCGAAGGTCCCCTCCTTCCAGGAGAAGTACGGGATACGCGGGACTGCCCTAGTGGAGATGCCAGCAGAGGTGGGGATCGCCAAGGTCCTTGGGATGAAGACTGTGGCCATCAAGGACAGGAAGGACATGAAGGAGAAGGCCACACTCTTCTCGAAGGAGATGAAGGAAGACACTCTGGTCTACGTCCACATAAAAGGCCCGGACGAATTCGGGCACGACGGCGACGCAGTGGGCAAGAAGAAGAACATCGAGCTGATCGATGCGGACTTCTTGTCTAAGGTCTCCCGTTCTCCTCTGGATGCCAAATTAGGAGTCTCGTGCGACCACGCTACCCCCTGTTCGATCATGATGCACTCGAGCGACCCGGTTCCCGTGCTGATGACACGGGCAGGGAAGGGAGATTCTATGAGATTCACTGAGAGAAACGCGATGAAAGGGTCCCTGGGACTCTTGGCGGGGAGGGACGTCCTGGGCCGGCTTCTCGGGCGCTGA
- a CDS encoding GNAT family N-acetyltransferase yields the protein MARPSAHPIQMRDGREAVLRPLRRGDLEATFDFANELYHERGRNPDLGIVSLDRRVTRAAERRFLERVTSDLRKDDAVSVAAFDGPRLVGNCEVTRRRQLDMAHCGVLGIAILEEFRGVGLGEAMVARALAGSARAGITLVELQVLDNNAFAKRLYQKAGFKVVGTVPGKIRRSTRSIDEVLMYIDLTRPTKDSAH from the coding sequence TTGGCTCGACCCTCTGCGCACCCGATTCAGATGAGAGACGGGAGGGAGGCGGTCCTCCGGCCGCTTCGCAGAGGAGACCTCGAGGCGACCTTCGACTTCGCGAACGAGCTGTATCACGAGAGGGGAAGGAACCCGGACCTCGGGATAGTGTCGCTCGACAGGCGGGTGACGCGGGCGGCCGAGAGGAGATTCCTCGAGAGGGTGACCTCTGACCTCAGAAAGGACGACGCCGTCAGCGTAGCGGCCTTCGACGGGCCGAGGCTCGTAGGCAACTGCGAAGTGACAAGGAGGAGGCAACTGGACATGGCCCACTGCGGAGTTCTCGGGATAGCGATTCTCGAGGAGTTCAGAGGAGTCGGGCTCGGGGAGGCCATGGTCGCCCGCGCCCTCGCGGGGTCTGCCCGCGCAGGGATCACGCTAGTCGAGCTGCAGGTTTTGGACAACAACGCCTTCGCCAAGCGCCTGTATCAGAAAGCCGGGTTCAAGGTGGTTGGGACGGTCCCGGGGAAGATTAGGCGGAGCACGCGATCTATCGACGAGGTCCTGATGTACATCGACCTTACCCGACCCACGAAGGATTCTGCCCACTGA
- a CDS encoding 3-phosphoglycerate dehydrogenase: MIQAMSAGVDGIDFAPIPPGVRIHSNAGSFAGPVAEHAWGLVLGAAKGLHVRNAKVVPRRLRGGTLLVLGCGAIGSEVASLSRSLDMEVTGISRSFARPELFAKRLQLSSLKEALQIADGVVITLPLTATTRGLITYELLKTTKDSVVVVNVGRGEVVSEPGLVRWLSERPESRYATDVFWKRGGRESFETGAWALPNFSGTRHVSGVPLGETLEVPMVAAAQNVRRYLETGSADHLVDRSEYFTPKSE, encoded by the coding sequence ATGATTCAGGCGATGTCTGCAGGAGTCGACGGAATCGACTTCGCGCCCATCCCGCCTGGGGTCAGGATCCACTCGAACGCCGGCTCCTTTGCGGGGCCGGTCGCCGAACACGCATGGGGGCTGGTCCTCGGGGCGGCAAAGGGCCTGCACGTCAGGAACGCGAAGGTCGTGCCGCGCAGGCTCCGAGGCGGGACGCTCCTCGTACTTGGCTGCGGAGCGATAGGCTCGGAGGTAGCCAGCCTGTCCCGTTCCCTCGACATGGAGGTCACGGGAATTTCCAGGTCCTTCGCTCGCCCGGAACTCTTTGCCAAGAGGCTGCAGCTCTCGTCCTTGAAGGAGGCCTTGCAAATAGCGGACGGAGTGGTAATCACGCTGCCACTCACGGCCACGACAAGAGGCCTGATCACATACGAGCTGCTCAAGACGACAAAGGACTCTGTCGTTGTGGTGAACGTCGGGAGGGGCGAGGTCGTCTCCGAGCCGGGGCTGGTCAGATGGCTTTCGGAGCGCCCGGAGAGCCGCTACGCGACCGACGTGTTCTGGAAGCGCGGAGGGAGAGAGTCGTTCGAGACGGGAGCATGGGCGCTTCCGAATTTCTCGGGGACGAGGCACGTTTCAGGGGTGCCCTTGGGCGAGACGCTGGAGGTCCCGATGGTCGCTGCGGCGCAGAACGTCCGCAGGTACTTGGAGACAGGAAGTGCTGACCACCTCGTCGACCGTTCCGAGTATTTCACCCCAAAAAGTGAGTGA
- a CDS encoding DNA-directed RNA polymerase subunit K, whose amino-acid sequence MAGFEVKIGPPKLTRFEKARIVGARSLQIAMGAPPFVTVEGKYGGPIQIATMELEEDALPVSIRRSLPNGIIQDIPIKALSK is encoded by the coding sequence ATGGCAGGGTTCGAGGTAAAGATCGGACCTCCAAAGCTCACGAGGTTCGAGAAGGCGAGGATCGTGGGAGCAAGGTCGCTTCAGATCGCCATGGGCGCGCCGCCCTTCGTCACAGTAGAAGGCAAGTACGGTGGGCCAATTCAGATAGCGACCATGGAGCTGGAGGAGGACGCGCTCCCGGTCTCCATCAGAAGGTCGCTTCCCAACGGGATCATCCAAGACATACCCATAAAGGCCCTCTCGAAGTAA
- a CDS encoding TMEM165/GDT1 family protein, translating to MAELTDKDALLILTLATKTRAVIVFLAGASAFVFTTFVSVVLGSVVSSLIPILWVKLAGGVVMLAFGVREAKGIIGQKAIEEEEKRLEKVKDGARAFLQMFAALAILDLAGDATMILTVVLAAQYADKLFIFSSICLGLIAATAFETALGNRLGRMLTPRRLKYAASAVFITIGVVIIATSIWY from the coding sequence GTGGCGGAGCTGACCGACAAGGACGCCCTCCTGATCTTGACCCTGGCCACGAAGACCAGGGCTGTGATCGTGTTTCTGGCCGGCGCTTCGGCTTTTGTGTTCACCACCTTCGTGAGCGTGGTGCTCGGTTCTGTCGTCAGCTCCCTGATCCCGATACTCTGGGTCAAGCTCGCAGGCGGGGTGGTGATGCTCGCGTTCGGCGTCCGCGAAGCCAAAGGGATCATAGGACAGAAGGCGATCGAAGAGGAGGAGAAGAGGCTCGAGAAGGTCAAAGACGGAGCGAGGGCCTTCTTGCAGATGTTCGCTGCCCTGGCCATCCTCGACCTGGCTGGAGACGCCACCATGATACTCACGGTGGTCTTGGCGGCCCAGTACGCCGACAAGCTATTCATCTTTTCATCCATCTGCCTAGGGCTCATCGCGGCGACCGCATTCGAGACCGCCCTTGGCAATCGGCTCGGGAGGATGCTCACCCCCCGGAGGCTCAAGTACGCGGCCAGCGCCGTCTTCATCACCATAGGGGTCGTCATCATCGCGACGAGCATCTGGTACTGA